A stretch of Cucumis sativus cultivar 9930 chromosome 2, Cucumber_9930_V3, whole genome shotgun sequence DNA encodes these proteins:
- the LOC101204468 gene encoding transcription factor MYBS3 codes for MVRKCSHCGNVGHNSRTCTIQKHKETKFKLFGVQLIDNGTTTHHHHHHTTLLKKSISLDSLPSSSSSASSSLSSSSSSEKLSNGYLSDGLVAKTHERKKGVPWSEEEHKVFLIGLEKLGKGDWRGISRKFVTTRTPTQVASHAQKYFLRLTTLNKRKQRRPSLFDGAAARDKLTVQVVEKGSSSSSSINNNLKPTNNNYNIQPASSNNISFGNPTPIPNISELTNLNWIEYHYNQRHHEPYFKFLQSPINKSSSSITINNFQTTTNHHHHRHHHQPDLQLSLSTPKPVLEQVAQ; via the exons atggtgAGGAAATGCTCACACTGTGGGAATGTGGGTCACAATTCAAGAACTTGCACCATTCAAAAGCATAAAGAAACCAAGTTTAAGTTATTTGGAGTTCAACTCATTGATAATGGAACAACaactcatcatcatcatcatcatacCACCTTGTTGAAGAAGAGTATTAGTTTGGATTCTttgccttcttcttcttcttcggcttcttcatctttatcgtcctcttcttcttctgagAAATTGTCAAATGGATATCTCTCAGACGGCCTCGTCGCCAAAAcccatgaaagaaaaaaag GTGTACCATGGAGTGAAGAGGAGCATAAGGTGTTTCTAATTGGGTTAGAAAAGCTTGGAAAAGGAGATTGGAGAGGAATTTCGAGGAAATTTGTGACGACAAGAACTCCGACTCAAGTAGCTAGTCATGCACAAAAATACTTTCTACGACTCACAactctcaacaaaagaaaacagcGTCGTCCCAGCCTTTTCGAC GGTGCTGCAGCAAGGGACAAATTGACAGTGCAAGTGGTTGAAAAaggcagcagcagcagcagcagcatcaacaacaatttgaaaccaaccaataataattataatatccAACCAGCTTCATCCAATAATATTTCCTTTGGGAATCCAACTCCAATTCCAAATATTTCAGAATTAACAAATCTCAATTGGATTGAGTATCATTATAATCAACGTCATCATGAGCCATATTTCAAGTTTCTTCAATCCCCCATCAACAAATCTTCAAGCTCAATTACGATcaacaattttcaaacaacaaccaatcatcatcatcatcgtcATCATCATCAACCTGATTTGCAGCTAAGTTTGTCCACTCCAAAGCCAGTACTTGAACAAGTAGCTCAGTGA